The following proteins come from a genomic window of Deltaproteobacteria bacterium RIFCSPHIGHO2_02_FULL_44_16:
- a CDS encoding S-methyl-5-thioribose-1-phosphate isomerase, whose product MNLIKTLQWKDDKVILLDQRKLPHEEIYVVCEDYESVAQAIEQMIVRGAPAIGVAAAMGVALGAMGIGVLSKEIFFQKLSGICERLTKTRPTAINLFWGIERMRAIALSLSDPSIDQLILALKNEALKIYHEDIESGQRIGKFGASLLHDGDTVLTHCNAGGLATAGYGTALGVIYAAADAGKTIHVIADETRPRLQGASLTAWELQKHGIDVTVISDNMAASLMRAKKIDNVIVGADRIAANGDTANKIGTYGVAVLASYHKIPFYVAAPFSTIDLTISDGSQIPIEERDHREVTHIGHTQITPTLVNVINPSFDVTPHTLITAIITDRGIVEAPYQETIRNI is encoded by the coding sequence ATGAACCTTATCAAAACTCTTCAATGGAAAGATGACAAAGTGATTTTACTCGATCAGCGGAAGCTCCCGCATGAAGAAATTTATGTGGTCTGTGAAGATTATGAAAGTGTGGCACAAGCCATTGAACAGATGATCGTACGTGGCGCCCCTGCAATCGGCGTTGCAGCGGCCATGGGAGTAGCACTTGGTGCCATGGGGATCGGCGTTTTATCGAAAGAAATCTTCTTTCAAAAATTAAGCGGGATTTGTGAACGACTCACAAAAACGCGACCAACCGCAATCAATCTTTTTTGGGGTATCGAACGAATGAGAGCTATCGCTCTTTCTTTATCAGATCCTTCCATCGATCAACTCATTTTGGCACTCAAAAATGAAGCGCTGAAAATTTATCACGAAGATATTGAATCGGGTCAGCGCATTGGAAAATTTGGGGCTTCACTTCTGCATGATGGAGATACGGTGCTCACGCATTGCAATGCCGGCGGACTTGCAACAGCCGGCTATGGAACTGCACTCGGAGTCATCTATGCCGCAGCTGATGCCGGAAAAACAATTCATGTGATTGCTGATGAAACCCGACCTCGTTTACAAGGGGCAAGCCTCACCGCATGGGAACTTCAGAAACATGGCATTGATGTCACGGTCATTAGTGACAACATGGCCGCAAGTCTCATGCGTGCGAAAAAAATCGACAACGTGATTGTGGGTGCTGATCGCATCGCCGCAAATGGGGATACAGCGAATAAAATCGGAACCTATGGTGTGGCGGTGCTTGCGTCTTATCACAAAATTCCTTTTTATGTAGCTGCCCCTTTTTCGACGATTGACCTGACAATCTCTGACGGATCACAAATACCGATTGAAGAACGTGATCATCGCGAAGTAACCCATATTGGACACACACAAATTACTCCAACGCTTGTGAATGTGATCAATCCATCATTTGATGTCACTCCTCACACACTCATTACTGCAATCATCACTGACCGTGGAATTGTAGAAGCACCATATCAAGAAACAATAAGAAACATCTGA
- a CDS encoding DNA-binding protein gives MKNTSLIPINVIANQIYLIRGTKVMLDKDLAKLYGVKTFHLNEAVKRNMERFPLNFMFRLTEAEFGEIRGSGWGGRRTLPYAFTEQGVSMLSSVLRSKRAIQVNIAIMNTFVRLRQMIASHEDIVHKIDAMEKKYDSQFKVVFDALRQMMLPAKTKDKSIGFELKKKEQKQNPLRVR, from the coding sequence ATGAAAAATACCAGCCTGATTCCAATCAATGTCATTGCAAATCAAATCTACCTGATCCGCGGCACGAAAGTAATGTTGGATAAAGATTTAGCCAAACTTTATGGTGTAAAAACATTTCACCTCAATGAGGCAGTAAAGCGTAATATGGAACGCTTCCCCCTCAATTTTATGTTTCGGCTTACAGAAGCGGAGTTTGGAGAAATACGCGGTTCCGGATGGGGCGGCAGACGCACTCTTCCATACGCATTCACCGAACAAGGGGTTTCAATGCTTTCGAGTGTTCTTCGGAGTAAACGAGCAATTCAGGTCAACATTGCGATTATGAACACTTTCGTTCGATTACGACAAATGATTGCATCCCACGAAGATATTGTTCATAAAATCGATGCCATGGAGAAAAAATACGATTCGCAATTTAAAGTTGTTTTTGATGCTCTTCGTCAGATGATGCTTCCAGCAAAAACGAAAGACAAATCGATTGGATTTGAGTTGAAGAAAAAAGAGCAAAAACAAAACCCGCTACGGGTGAGGTAG
- a CDS encoding excinuclease ABC subunit C: protein MKSLTEQARTFPTSPGVYLFKGKKNEMLYVGKAKNLKKRIQAYFFGKDDRTQISFLLKKASQLEFIVTDTEKEALLLENTLIKQHRPHYNIDLRDDKNYISIRIGLEHSSPGIATTRRVIKDGASYFGPYASAAGAREAVDQITRFFRVRTCTDREFSNRVRPCLKYDIGRCTAPCVKLVSKEAYAHQVEDAVLFLRGRSRELLHRLKERMDEASLQAHFEEAARMRDALFLLEGLNAKQKVVVHGGGDYDAISFARVGDDVSLCLLMVRHGALLDRLQYRFHHIKSEDDDLLSDFLVQHYLKRSDIPPEILIPFSFEGQQAGEELLREKSGRAVRLITPKRGLKRDMVLLAERNAQEELKRLREKKEGIEEILSQLAQKLGLSNIPRVVECVDISNLSGREAVGSLVCFVDGEPQKNRYRLYTIRSLNTPDDYGMMMEVLKRRFGVEASGLSLPFPDILLIDGGKGQLAVALRALEEIGVTGLSVAAIAKAKEERESDQIYIPLRKNPVTFKKGSKELLYLMRIRDEAHRFGLKTHRKQRTRKMLTDKATSSS from the coding sequence ATGAAGTCTCTCACAGAACAAGCCCGCACCTTTCCGACATCTCCGGGAGTTTATCTTTTTAAAGGGAAGAAAAACGAGATGCTCTATGTGGGGAAGGCGAAGAATCTCAAAAAAAGAATTCAGGCTTATTTTTTTGGAAAAGATGATCGCACTCAAATTTCGTTTCTTCTCAAAAAAGCTTCGCAGCTCGAATTTATCGTGACGGATACAGAAAAAGAGGCGCTGCTCCTTGAAAATACGCTGATTAAGCAACATCGGCCTCATTACAACATCGATCTTCGCGATGACAAAAATTACATCAGTATTCGTATCGGTCTCGAACATTCTTCTCCCGGAATTGCGACGACTCGTCGCGTGATCAAAGATGGAGCGAGTTATTTTGGACCGTACGCATCTGCCGCTGGCGCGCGAGAAGCGGTTGATCAGATCACCCGTTTTTTCCGTGTGCGAACGTGTACCGATCGTGAGTTTTCCAATCGTGTTCGTCCCTGTTTAAAATATGATATCGGCCGTTGCACTGCTCCCTGTGTGAAATTGGTTTCAAAGGAAGCGTATGCCCATCAAGTAGAGGACGCCGTCCTTTTTTTGCGTGGCAGAAGTCGTGAGTTACTGCATCGTCTGAAAGAGAGAATGGATGAAGCTTCGCTCCAAGCTCATTTTGAAGAAGCAGCACGGATGCGCGATGCTCTGTTTCTTCTCGAAGGACTGAACGCAAAACAGAAGGTGGTCGTGCACGGCGGTGGAGATTACGATGCAATCTCTTTTGCAAGAGTCGGAGATGATGTTTCGCTTTGTCTTTTGATGGTTCGTCATGGAGCTTTGCTTGATCGCTTGCAGTATCGTTTTCACCATATCAAAAGCGAAGACGACGATCTTCTCTCTGATTTTTTGGTCCAACATTATTTGAAGCGTTCTGACATTCCCCCGGAAATTCTGATTCCCTTTTCTTTCGAAGGCCAACAGGCTGGAGAAGAACTTTTGAGAGAAAAAAGTGGAAGAGCTGTGCGACTGATAACGCCGAAGCGCGGACTCAAGCGCGATATGGTGCTCCTCGCTGAAAGAAATGCTCAGGAAGAACTCAAGCGGTTGCGCGAGAAAAAAGAGGGGATCGAAGAGATTCTTTCGCAACTTGCACAAAAATTGGGGCTTTCAAACATCCCTCGTGTTGTGGAGTGTGTCGATATTTCCAATCTTTCAGGACGCGAAGCAGTCGGTTCTCTTGTCTGTTTTGTGGATGGAGAGCCTCAAAAAAATCGCTATCGTCTCTACACGATCCGCAGTCTCAATACTCCGGATGACTATGGGATGATGATGGAAGTGCTGAAACGCCGATTTGGTGTAGAGGCGAGTGGCCTGTCCCTACCATTTCCAGATATTCTTCTTATTGATGGTGGCAAAGGACAACTTGCTGTTGCGCTTCGTGCGTTGGAAGAGATTGGCGTGACAGGACTTTCGGTTGCGGCTATTGCCAAAGCAAAAGAGGAGAGAGAAAGCGATCAGATTTATATTCCTCTGCGAAAAAATCCGGTGACGTTCAAGAAAGGGAGTAAAGAACTTTTGTATTTGATGCGGATTCGGGACGAAGCTCATCGCTTTGGACTCAAAACTCACCGCAAGCAACGGACCCGAAAAATGCTCACCGACAAAGCGACGAGTTCATCCTGA
- a CDS encoding bifunctional hydroxymethylpyrimidine kinase/phosphomethylpyrimidine kinase: MKLMHMTSSPEKKVVLAIAGSDPSGGAGVQADLKTLSDCGVRGISAITAITAQTDQAVIAIHPTPADILSQQLSTACKKQIPDAVKIGMVATQANIRVISWFLKQLKTSHVILDPILHSSSGIALLESKATAFYRQELFPLATVITPNLSEASALAGMQVANLETMRTAAKVIYDHVMQFRSQNAPALAILIKGGHLQGDAVDMLYDGQQFLPFSAARIPGKNPRGTGCRFSSALAASLAKGRLLPEATSEAKEYLRSYIASSR, from the coding sequence ATGAAGCTCATGCATATGACCTCATCTCCTGAAAAAAAAGTGGTTCTTGCGATTGCTGGAAGTGATCCTTCTGGAGGAGCAGGAGTGCAGGCAGATCTCAAAACGCTTTCGGATTGTGGTGTGCGCGGTATTTCTGCGATCACGGCAATCACGGCACAGACAGACCAAGCGGTCATTGCGATTCATCCGACTCCAGCGGACATTTTAAGTCAGCAGCTCTCTACAGCATGTAAGAAACAGATTCCCGATGCGGTAAAGATCGGAATGGTGGCAACGCAGGCGAATATTCGTGTGATCAGTTGGTTTTTAAAACAGTTGAAAACATCGCATGTGATTCTTGATCCGATATTACATTCCTCTTCGGGCATTGCTCTTCTTGAAAGCAAGGCAACTGCTTTTTATCGACAAGAACTTTTTCCCCTGGCAACCGTCATTACGCCTAATTTGTCGGAAGCCTCTGCGCTTGCAGGAATGCAAGTCGCAAACCTTGAAACAATGCGTACAGCAGCAAAAGTGATCTATGATCATGTCATGCAATTTCGTTCTCAGAACGCTCCTGCTCTTGCGATTTTAATTAAGGGGGGACATCTGCAAGGTGATGCTGTGGATATGCTCTACGATGGTCAACAATTTCTCCCTTTTTCTGCAGCACGTATCCCAGGAAAAAACCCGCGAGGAACAGGGTGCCGTTTTTCATCAGCGCTTGCGGCTTCACTTGCCAAAGGACGCTTGCTTCCCGAAGCAACTTCTGAAGCAAAAGAATATTTACGTTCTTATATTGCCTCATCTCGATGA
- a CDS encoding peptidyl-dipeptidase → MLLTSLLFHFSVYAEENLPTVAEAQQFINDVEKELLRLWIEESRAAWIQNTYITHDTEEISSQAAEATLRFVSEKVKEAQRFQPLQLSEELSRKFTMLKMSLNMPAPSDAAKRKELTKLALSLESRYAKGEYCPEKGKCLDLNALTKIMAESRDDEELKNVWQGWSQIARPMKSEYARFVELGNEGAHEFGFENLADLWYSRYDMPTKDFEKEVERLWSQVKPLYDDLHCFVRARLVDHYGAEKVSPTGLIPAHLLGNMWAQEWDNIYPLLMDQNEKKNGFDLTNILEKNKFEAKKMVEQAESFFVSLGLQKLPSTFWERSMLTKPQDRDVVCHASAWDVDTQDDVRIKMCMEVTGEDFVTVHHELGHLYYDLAYKKQSPLFMGGAHDGFHEGLGDTIALSMTPAYYKRIGLIEKEPPQDLSPLLHKALEKIAFLPFGFLVDQWRRDVFSGKVTLKDYNTHWWKLREKYQGITPPVARMPEDFDPGAKYHIPGNTPYTRYFLAAILQFQFHRALCEKAGYKGPLHNCSIYRNKEAGKRLTKMMKMGMQQPWPDALEALTGKREMDATAIIDYFAPLQTWLKEQNTGKQCGW, encoded by the coding sequence ATGTTATTGACGTCACTGCTTTTTCATTTCTCAGTTTACGCCGAAGAAAATCTTCCGACAGTTGCTGAGGCACAGCAGTTTATTAATGACGTCGAAAAAGAACTGCTCCGACTTTGGATTGAAGAGAGCCGAGCAGCCTGGATTCAAAATACGTATATCACGCACGATACAGAAGAGATCTCTTCGCAAGCTGCGGAAGCAACGTTGAGATTTGTGAGCGAAAAAGTAAAAGAGGCACAGCGCTTTCAGCCTCTTCAGCTCTCGGAAGAGCTTTCCAGAAAATTTACCATGTTAAAAATGAGTCTCAATATGCCTGCTCCCTCTGATGCTGCGAAACGTAAGGAGTTGACGAAGTTAGCGCTCAGTCTTGAGAGTCGTTATGCAAAAGGAGAGTATTGTCCTGAGAAGGGGAAGTGTCTCGATCTGAATGCTCTGACAAAAATCATGGCCGAGAGTCGTGATGATGAGGAGTTAAAAAATGTCTGGCAGGGTTGGAGTCAAATCGCGCGACCGATGAAAAGCGAATATGCCCGTTTTGTGGAACTCGGGAATGAAGGTGCGCATGAGTTCGGTTTTGAGAACCTCGCCGATCTGTGGTATTCGCGCTACGATATGCCGACGAAAGATTTTGAAAAAGAGGTTGAACGACTTTGGTCTCAAGTAAAACCACTCTATGACGATCTTCACTGCTTTGTTCGCGCGCGTCTTGTGGATCATTATGGTGCAGAGAAAGTTTCGCCAACAGGTCTCATCCCCGCACATCTTCTCGGAAATATGTGGGCGCAAGAGTGGGATAATATTTATCCACTTCTTATGGATCAAAATGAAAAAAAGAATGGTTTTGATCTCACCAATATTTTAGAAAAAAACAAATTTGAAGCGAAAAAAATGGTAGAGCAGGCAGAAAGTTTCTTTGTCTCGCTTGGACTTCAAAAACTTCCCTCAACTTTTTGGGAACGATCAATGTTGACGAAGCCTCAAGATCGCGATGTGGTCTGCCACGCAAGTGCGTGGGATGTTGATACGCAAGATGATGTGAGAATTAAAATGTGTATGGAAGTGACGGGTGAAGATTTTGTGACGGTTCATCATGAACTCGGTCATCTCTATTATGATCTTGCGTATAAAAAACAATCTCCCCTTTTTATGGGGGGAGCGCATGACGGTTTTCATGAAGGGCTTGGAGATACGATCGCGCTTTCGATGACGCCGGCTTACTATAAAAGAATCGGTTTGATCGAGAAAGAACCTCCTCAAGATCTCTCACCACTTTTACATAAGGCGCTTGAAAAAATTGCCTTTCTCCCCTTTGGATTTTTGGTGGATCAATGGCGGCGTGATGTTTTTTCAGGAAAGGTCACACTCAAAGATTACAATACGCATTGGTGGAAACTTCGCGAGAAATATCAAGGGATCACCCCTCCAGTTGCACGAATGCCTGAAGACTTTGATCCCGGTGCAAAATATCATATCCCGGGAAACACACCGTATACGCGCTATTTCCTGGCGGCGATTTTGCAATTTCAATTTCACCGTGCCTTGTGTGAAAAAGCAGGATACAAAGGACCACTGCATAACTGTTCCATCTATAGAAACAAAGAAGCGGGAAAACGTCTCACGAAGATGATGAAAATGGGAATGCAACAACCGTGGCCAGATGCTCTTGAAGCTCTCACCGGAAAGCGAGAGATGGATGCCACTGCCATCATCGACTACTTCGCACCCCTGCAGACATGGCTCAAAGAACAAAACACCGGCAAACAGTGTGGGTGGTGA
- a CDS encoding tol-pal system protein YbgF, translated as MMKYFLSILLMSTIFFLSSLSFALSVEERLKRLEEKLTALEQTYLTNNQEVASTVAKAGELQREAITVQGKIDATTHLADQRYQELSKRLIDLDQRFTTLQERINLLLTQTQRALRKIDPQGATAADAYQKGLGAFEEGNSLEAIAKFQLFLQKYSKHEFAASAQLWIGESYFRMQDFKRAVKEYQIFIEKHPKHDRVPEALLKQGMAFTKLSLKEAAQPFFEKIIKEFSSSKEALLAQEELQKLSAPPASALPPTSTLPEVSSESKETSSYPSKTIQEERQPQTPGQP; from the coding sequence ATGATGAAATATTTTCTCTCCATTCTTCTTATGAGTACAATATTTTTTCTTTCAAGTCTCTCTTTTGCCCTTTCGGTTGAAGAGCGCCTGAAGCGTCTTGAAGAAAAATTGACTGCGCTTGAGCAGACCTATTTGACGAACAATCAAGAAGTCGCAAGCACCGTTGCCAAAGCTGGAGAACTTCAGCGAGAAGCCATTACTGTCCAGGGAAAGATCGATGCCACCACACATCTTGCTGATCAGCGTTATCAAGAACTTTCAAAACGACTGATTGATCTCGATCAGCGATTCACGACACTTCAAGAACGAATCAATCTTTTGCTGACACAAACCCAAAGGGCATTGAGAAAAATTGATCCTCAAGGTGCAACCGCGGCGGACGCATATCAAAAAGGACTGGGCGCTTTTGAAGAAGGAAACTCTTTAGAAGCGATCGCGAAGTTCCAATTGTTTCTGCAAAAATATTCTAAACACGAATTTGCAGCGTCAGCGCAGCTTTGGATCGGAGAAAGTTATTTTCGCATGCAAGATTTCAAGCGAGCGGTAAAGGAATATCAAATCTTTATCGAAAAACACCCTAAACATGATCGTGTTCCGGAAGCTCTCTTGAAACAAGGAATGGCGTTTACCAAACTTAGCCTCAAGGAAGCGGCGCAGCCATTTTTTGAAAAAATTATCAAAGAGTTCTCTTCCAGCAAAGAGGCTCTTCTCGCACAAGAAGAACTTCAAAAACTGAGTGCACCACCTGCCTCTGCATTGCCTCCAACATCGACCCTTCCCGAAGTTTCTTCAGAATCGAAAGAAACATCTTCCTATCCTTCAAAAACGATTCAAGAAGAGCGTCAGCCCCAAACACCAGGACAACCATGA
- a CDS encoding tRNA (adenosine(37)-N6)-threonylcarbamoyltransferase complex transferase subunit TsaD: MNVLALESSCDETAIAVVKDGKSLVNLVASQHLLHERFGGVVPELASRRHVEIITPLLREALSEAHLTMNEIEGVAATYGPGLVGALLVGLCTAKGIAMAKKIPFRGVHHIEGHINAALLEHASLPYPHIVLVVSGGHTHLYQVKAFGDYHLLGATRDDAAGEAFDKVAKLLDLGFPGGPALDALSQHGDAHAFRFPFPHFDDPHSLEFSFSGIKTAVMLLVRKLTPLSARMKANIAASFQHAVVETLMKQTREAVKRTHAHAVVISGGVAANRLLRKRITEEALLMHIPCFIPSPHFCTDNAAMIGYVGERYLRLGQVSPLTLNAVAHEEIGISSCLSSHS; this comes from the coding sequence ATGAATGTCCTCGCACTTGAATCCTCTTGCGATGAAACGGCTATTGCTGTGGTCAAAGACGGAAAATCTCTTGTGAATCTTGTCGCTTCACAACATCTTCTTCACGAGCGCTTTGGAGGGGTCGTCCCTGAACTCGCATCACGTCGACATGTGGAAATCATCACCCCTCTTTTACGCGAAGCTCTCTCTGAAGCGCATCTGACCATGAATGAGATTGAAGGGGTCGCTGCGACCTATGGCCCGGGGCTTGTCGGTGCGCTTCTCGTTGGACTGTGCACAGCAAAAGGAATTGCGATGGCAAAAAAAATTCCTTTTCGCGGTGTGCATCATATTGAAGGACATATCAACGCCGCACTTCTCGAACATGCTTCACTTCCTTATCCTCATATCGTCCTCGTCGTATCAGGAGGGCACACGCATCTTTATCAGGTGAAAGCTTTTGGCGACTATCATCTTTTAGGCGCCACCCGCGATGACGCAGCAGGAGAAGCTTTTGATAAAGTGGCAAAACTTTTGGATCTTGGATTTCCGGGAGGACCAGCGCTCGATGCTCTCTCCCAACATGGAGATGCTCATGCATTTCGATTTCCTTTTCCACACTTTGACGATCCTCATTCTCTCGAGTTTAGTTTTTCTGGAATTAAAACTGCGGTCATGTTGCTCGTTCGAAAATTAACACCTCTCTCCGCGCGCATGAAAGCTAACATTGCGGCAAGTTTTCAACATGCGGTTGTGGAAACGTTGATGAAACAGACACGCGAGGCAGTCAAACGAACGCATGCACATGCTGTGGTCATCTCCGGTGGCGTTGCCGCCAATCGACTGCTTCGAAAACGAATCACAGAAGAAGCGCTGCTCATGCACATTCCTTGTTTCATTCCCTCTCCTCATTTTTGTACGGATAATGCCGCGATGATTGGATATGTCGGAGAACGCTATCTTCGCTTAGGACAAGTTTCTCCTCTGACACTGAATGCAGTTGCACATGAAGAGATTGGAATCAGTTCATGTCTGTCATCGCACTCTTAA
- a CDS encoding ribosomal RNA small subunit methyltransferase A, with product MSVIALLKKYQVQPKKRLGQNFLISPPTLQKIVQSCQLSPDDVTLEVGSGLGVMTSLLAEKCQHIIAVEKDISLFTISKQEFGHISNITWINDDILQINFQQILSTDHSTQKQLQIVGNIPYEITSPLLFHLLDQRKHLINATLLMQKEVAERLIAIPCTKEYGILSVILQAYANVEKIFDVAPSNFSPSPKVVSSLIRIHFHASSSSIKNELLFRKLVRTAFGKRRKTLRNALKGTFDTQHLEQSFDLDLNRRAETLSVEEYISLANHLEVL from the coding sequence ATGTCTGTCATCGCACTCTTAAAAAAATATCAGGTACAACCAAAAAAACGTCTTGGGCAAAATTTTCTCATCTCGCCTCCCACGCTTCAAAAAATCGTTCAAAGCTGTCAGCTCTCACCAGATGATGTGACACTCGAAGTCGGCTCAGGACTTGGAGTCATGACCTCTTTGTTGGCTGAAAAATGTCAGCACATTATTGCCGTTGAAAAAGATATTTCTCTTTTCACGATTTCGAAACAAGAGTTTGGTCATATTTCCAACATCACCTGGATCAATGACGATATTTTACAGATCAATTTTCAACAAATACTTTCAACCGATCACAGCACGCAGAAACAATTGCAGATTGTGGGAAATATTCCGTATGAGATCACCTCTCCCCTTCTTTTTCATCTTTTGGATCAGCGTAAGCATCTCATCAATGCAACGCTTCTCATGCAAAAAGAAGTGGCAGAGCGACTGATCGCAATCCCATGCACAAAGGAGTACGGCATTCTCTCGGTGATTCTTCAAGCATACGCCAACGTTGAAAAAATTTTTGATGTTGCACCTTCAAATTTTTCCCCTTCACCAAAAGTCGTTTCTTCTCTCATTCGAATTCATTTTCACGCTTCCTCTTCCTCCATCAAAAATGAACTTCTTTTTCGAAAACTGGTCCGCACAGCTTTTGGCAAGCGACGGAAAACACTCCGTAATGCTCTGAAAGGAACCTTCGATACCCAGCATCTCGAACAAAGCTTCGATCTTGATCTGAATCGACGCGCTGAAACCTTGAGTGTTGAAGAATACATTTCTCTCGCAAATCATCTTGAGGTATTATAG
- a CDS encoding SsrA-binding protein, whose translation MTIKNKKAFFNYHVEERMEAGIVLTGSEVKSLREGKANLVDSYATVKNGEVWLLKVNISPYPPAAANNHLPTRSRKLLLHAEQIEKINSKLEQGGLTLVPLALYFKQGRAKVELGLCRGKKKYDKRETLKKRETDRAIRRVLKG comes from the coding sequence ATGACGATCAAAAACAAAAAAGCATTCTTCAACTACCACGTTGAAGAGCGAATGGAAGCAGGCATTGTTCTTACGGGAAGCGAAGTAAAATCCTTGCGTGAGGGGAAAGCAAATCTCGTTGATTCGTATGCCACGGTAAAAAATGGTGAAGTGTGGCTTCTCAAAGTCAATATCAGTCCTTACCCTCCGGCTGCTGCAAATAATCATCTGCCGACGAGGTCCCGCAAATTACTGCTGCATGCGGAACAGATTGAAAAAATAAATTCAAAACTGGAACAAGGGGGCTTGACTCTGGTGCCGCTTGCCCTCTATTTTAAACAAGGTCGCGCAAAAGTGGAGCTTGGCCTCTGTCGAGGAAAAAAGAAGTACGACAAACGTGAAACGTTGAAAAAGCGCGAAACCGATCGCGCGATACGACGAGTATTAAAAGGTTAG